The following coding sequences lie in one Changpingibacter yushuensis genomic window:
- a CDS encoding aldo/keto reductase family protein: MSSVPEGDIRDYDGDMVGHRYLGKSGLKISEITYGNWITHGSQVENETAIKTVHKALDLGITTFDTADTYANTMAEKVLGKALKGQRRESLEIFTKVYFPTGSKGPNDCGLSRKHITESLHASLKRLGTDYVDLYQAHRFDYETPLEETFQAFADLVHQGKVLYIGVSEWTAEQLHEGHAIAKELGIQLISNQPQYSMLHRVIEGKVIPASEELGISQIVWSPMAQGVLSGKYLPGQPIPKGSRAADSKGGASFIKRFMDDKTLTAVQGLHPVADELGITMPQLAIAWVLHNPNVAAAIVGASKPKQLEETVKASGVTIPDDVMWKIGEILADVANTDPDDTYEVSPKKRP; the protein is encoded by the coding sequence GTGAGTTCCGTGCCAGAAGGTGACATCCGAGACTACGATGGTGACATGGTTGGACACAGGTATCTCGGCAAGTCCGGGCTCAAGATTTCAGAGATCACATACGGCAACTGGATCACGCACGGCTCGCAAGTCGAAAACGAAACAGCAATCAAGACTGTTCACAAGGCACTCGACCTCGGCATCACCACGTTCGACACTGCCGACACGTACGCCAACACCATGGCGGAGAAGGTGCTGGGAAAGGCGCTGAAAGGCCAGCGCCGCGAAAGCCTCGAGATCTTCACCAAGGTCTACTTCCCAACAGGGTCAAAGGGGCCAAACGACTGCGGCCTCTCCCGCAAGCACATCACGGAGAGCCTCCACGCTTCGCTGAAGCGGCTCGGAACCGACTACGTTGACCTCTACCAAGCGCACCGCTTCGACTATGAAACTCCGTTGGAAGAAACATTCCAAGCGTTCGCCGATCTGGTTCACCAAGGTAAGGTGCTCTACATTGGCGTTTCGGAGTGGACAGCCGAACAGCTACACGAAGGGCATGCCATCGCCAAAGAACTCGGCATCCAGCTCATCTCCAACCAGCCGCAATACTCGATGCTGCACCGGGTCATTGAAGGCAAGGTGATACCGGCATCCGAGGAGCTCGGTATCAGCCAAATCGTTTGGTCACCCATGGCACAAGGTGTGCTCTCCGGAAAGTACCTACCGGGCCAGCCTATCCCCAAGGGTTCGCGCGCGGCCGACAGCAAGGGTGGAGCTTCCTTCATCAAGCGCTTCATGGACGACAAAACTCTCACCGCAGTGCAGGGATTGCACCCAGTCGCCGACGAACTTGGGATAACCATGCCACAGCTGGCCATCGCCTGGGTGCTGCACAACCCGAACGTGGCCGCCGCGATTGTTGGCGCTTCCAAGCCAAAGCAGCTCGAAGAGACGGTGAAGGCCTCCGGCGTGACCATACCGGATGATGTCATGTGGAAGATCGGCGAGATCCTCGCCGATGTCGCCAATACAGACCCTGATGACACGTATGAGGTGTCGCCGAAGAAGCGGCCGTAA
- a CDS encoding Swt1 family HEPN domain-containing protein, whose translation MAMNNRDRVGKAFDLLSEGLLDVVDEVMTAALGGTDWNERWAAEDAQRYGSSRRTYAKTDPQVQLKAILRPPYFFNAVLSRAQQSYASELLDARNKWAHNEAFSSDDAVRALDTIERLLHAIGAVDSAQDVRKLRVDLQRTVFEDQTRKQVKRTKVSLGPGSGLRPWREVIRPHDDVARGAFTASEFAADLHLVHTGQATSPEYGDPVEFFTRTYLTEGLRDLLSRALRRLNGEAGASPVVNLQTNFGGGKTHSMLALYHLFSGTPAKDFPQELQELIAANGNPDLGTLYVRRVALVGTYLKAGSPIIKDDGTEVRTLWGELAWQLGGREAYDLIAADDRAGTNPGEALRTLIQRYSPALILIDEWVAYARQLVTDRELPAGSFETQFTFAQSLTEIVRSVPGVMLVVSIPASDTGTDGQGSDIEIGGANGQLALDRLQNVIRRVADQWRPSSKDESFEIVRRRLFQAPNAEGLTTISAVARSFANLYRNNTALFPRDAANPNDDYEKRIRASYPLHPELLDRLYEDWSTLERFQRTRGVLKLVSSIVHELWASNDTSPLILPGNVPLDATSVNTDLTQYLEDQWKPIIDSDIDGPGSTAQQIDLDRPNLGQRSVTQRIARTIFMGAAPRIKSARKGLDKQYVWLGTAVPGDVLGSFGSAVELLAQRSTYFYEEQGHYWFDTQPSVTKTANDYAERLREDVETVWNEITRRLQGEERVRGVFDRVHVAPASSADIPDLEDTRLVIPHPRYARRKQDGAESAAHAWVRDAIESKGAGQRIHRNTLIFLMADKSELESLEAATRSYLGWKRVQATSDSLNLSVQQRKQTDDWVSRLDQTVSDRIRDTFVWAVYPEQLDPTKPFELVAEKVPDSGGRSPADRVSAKLGREDQLVTDFGAPILGATLHQELSALWHDVGEITVGELWGYFTRYIYMPRLVRRDVLDRAIEQALSSVLVENERFAIASGKDAETGRYRSLTVPPDQAASIQVTDSTLLVDMKKAQAQVEADLLAARREAVENTGADGTASTTVGAVGVAWGSSASGTSEVEQTEAESEVEAVLARFFGSLKIDPDRYARDLGNVQREIIDRLAGSGARLEITIDIQATKPEGFDESEVRTIGENARVLKFDPSSGFEKN comes from the coding sequence ATGGCGATGAACAATCGAGATCGAGTGGGTAAGGCGTTCGACCTGCTCTCCGAAGGGCTGCTGGATGTGGTCGATGAGGTGATGACGGCAGCGCTCGGCGGCACGGACTGGAACGAGCGATGGGCCGCGGAGGACGCCCAGCGGTACGGGAGTTCACGGCGCACCTATGCCAAGACGGACCCGCAGGTGCAGCTCAAGGCCATCCTCCGCCCGCCGTATTTCTTCAACGCGGTGTTGTCGCGTGCTCAGCAGAGCTACGCCTCGGAGCTGTTGGATGCGCGAAACAAATGGGCGCACAACGAGGCGTTCAGCTCCGACGATGCGGTCCGTGCGCTCGACACGATTGAGCGTCTGCTCCACGCCATCGGCGCGGTCGACTCCGCCCAGGACGTGCGGAAGCTGCGCGTCGACCTGCAGCGCACGGTCTTCGAGGATCAGACCCGCAAGCAGGTCAAGCGGACGAAGGTGTCCCTCGGACCTGGCTCCGGTCTGCGTCCATGGCGTGAGGTGATCCGCCCCCACGATGACGTGGCGCGCGGCGCGTTCACCGCATCGGAGTTCGCGGCCGATCTGCACCTCGTCCACACAGGCCAGGCCACGAGCCCCGAGTATGGCGATCCGGTGGAGTTCTTCACCCGCACCTACCTCACCGAGGGCTTACGTGACCTGCTGTCGCGCGCGCTACGCCGTTTGAACGGTGAGGCCGGGGCGAGCCCGGTGGTCAACCTTCAGACCAACTTCGGAGGTGGCAAGACCCACTCGATGCTGGCGCTGTACCACTTGTTCAGCGGCACTCCGGCCAAGGACTTCCCGCAGGAGCTTCAGGAACTCATTGCCGCGAACGGCAACCCCGACCTTGGCACACTCTATGTGCGACGGGTCGCCCTCGTCGGCACATATCTGAAGGCCGGCTCGCCGATCATCAAGGACGACGGCACCGAGGTTCGCACGCTCTGGGGCGAACTCGCCTGGCAGCTCGGCGGGCGTGAAGCCTACGACCTGATCGCTGCGGACGACCGCGCCGGCACCAACCCCGGCGAGGCGCTGCGAACCCTGATCCAGCGGTACTCGCCCGCGTTGATTCTGATCGACGAGTGGGTCGCCTACGCGCGCCAGCTCGTGACGGACAGGGAACTCCCGGCAGGCTCGTTCGAGACGCAGTTCACCTTCGCGCAGTCCCTGACCGAGATCGTGCGGTCAGTGCCGGGCGTGATGCTCGTCGTGTCTATCCCCGCGTCCGACACGGGGACCGATGGACAGGGGAGTGACATCGAGATCGGCGGTGCGAACGGTCAGTTGGCCCTGGATCGACTCCAGAACGTGATCCGCCGCGTTGCCGACCAGTGGCGGCCGTCGAGTAAGGATGAGTCGTTCGAGATCGTGCGCCGTCGCCTCTTCCAGGCGCCGAACGCCGAGGGTCTTACGACGATATCGGCGGTGGCGCGCAGCTTCGCAAATCTTTACCGGAACAACACTGCCCTGTTCCCGCGCGATGCGGCGAACCCGAACGATGACTATGAGAAGCGCATCCGCGCCTCCTACCCGCTGCACCCTGAGTTGCTCGATCGGCTGTATGAGGACTGGTCGACGCTGGAGCGGTTCCAGCGCACCCGTGGCGTGCTGAAACTTGTCTCGTCGATCGTGCACGAGTTGTGGGCGTCGAACGATACCTCGCCGCTCATCCTGCCCGGTAACGTGCCACTCGATGCCACGTCGGTGAACACCGACCTCACGCAATACCTCGAAGACCAGTGGAAGCCGATCATCGACTCCGATATCGACGGGCCTGGATCGACTGCGCAGCAGATCGACCTCGATCGGCCCAACCTCGGGCAGCGATCTGTGACTCAGCGCATTGCCCGAACGATCTTCATGGGGGCCGCCCCCAGGATCAAGAGCGCACGGAAGGGCCTCGACAAACAGTACGTCTGGCTCGGTACCGCAGTGCCGGGAGATGTTCTCGGCAGCTTCGGAAGCGCCGTCGAACTGCTCGCCCAGCGCTCCACGTACTTTTACGAGGAGCAGGGCCACTACTGGTTCGACACCCAGCCGTCGGTCACCAAGACCGCAAACGACTACGCCGAGCGACTCCGCGAAGACGTGGAAACGGTATGGAACGAGATCACCCGCCGCCTCCAAGGCGAAGAGCGGGTGCGTGGCGTGTTCGACCGGGTGCACGTCGCCCCGGCATCCTCAGCCGACATTCCCGACCTTGAAGACACGCGCCTGGTGATCCCCCACCCCCGCTATGCCCGCCGCAAGCAAGACGGAGCCGAATCTGCAGCGCATGCGTGGGTGCGTGACGCGATCGAGAGCAAAGGCGCGGGTCAGCGCATCCACCGCAACACGCTGATCTTCCTGATGGCAGACAAGAGCGAGTTGGAAAGTCTTGAGGCTGCGACTCGCAGCTACTTGGGTTGGAAGCGCGTCCAGGCCACCAGTGACAGCCTCAACCTTTCGGTTCAGCAGCGTAAGCAGACTGACGATTGGGTCTCTCGGCTTGATCAGACCGTCTCCGACCGCATACGGGACACCTTCGTGTGGGCCGTCTATCCAGAGCAGCTGGACCCGACCAAACCGTTCGAGCTCGTCGCAGAGAAGGTGCCGGACTCTGGTGGGCGCTCTCCTGCCGACCGGGTGAGTGCCAAGCTTGGCCGAGAGGATCAACTCGTCACCGACTTCGGCGCGCCGATTCTCGGCGCGACACTGCACCAGGAGCTTTCTGCGCTGTGGCACGATGTGGGCGAAATAACTGTTGGTGAACTGTGGGGATATTTCACCCGCTACATCTACATGCCGCGCCTTGTGCGCCGCGATGTGCTCGACCGAGCGATTGAGCAGGCACTGTCTTCGGTTCTCGTTGAAAACGAGCGGTTCGCGATCGCCTCAGGTAAGGATGCTGAGACAGGCCGCTACCGCAGTCTCACCGTGCCACCGGATCAAGCGGCGAGTATCCAAGTGACTGACAGTACGTTGCTCGTCGATATGAAGAAGGCACAAGCGCAAGTCGAGGCTGACTTGCTTGCTGCTCGGCGCGAGGCTGTTGAGAACACAGGTGCAGACGGCACTGCGTCGACAACCGTAGGCGCCGTCGGCGTGGCGTGGGGGAGTAGTGCATCGGGCACCAGTGAAGTGGAGCAGACTGAGGCTGAATCCGAAGTGGAGGCTGTGCTGGCCCGTTTCTTCGGGTCTCTAAAGATTGATCCGGACCGATACGCCCGCGATCTCGGCAATGTCCAACGCGAGATCATCGACCGACTCGCAGGATCCGGCGCGAGGCTCGAGATCACTATCGATATTCAAGCGACCAAGCCCGAGGGCTTCGACGAATCCGAGGTACGCACCATCGGCGAGAACGCCCGCGTCCTCAAGTTCGACCCCAGCTCCGGCTTCGAGAAGAACTGA
- a CDS encoding organic hydroperoxide resistance protein yields MEALYSIEALATGDGRNGHVRTTTGRVDTDLAVPKEMGGNGANLPNPEELFAAGYAACFHSALRSVARKEKVDVGDSTVGARVSIGSNGQGGFGLAVELEVTIPGQSIERAQELADAAHQVCPYSNATRGNIPVAVNVVDD; encoded by the coding sequence ATGGAAGCTCTCTATTCAATCGAAGCATTGGCAACAGGCGACGGCCGTAACGGTCATGTTCGCACAACTACTGGACGGGTGGACACAGATCTCGCCGTTCCGAAGGAAATGGGTGGAAATGGTGCAAACCTGCCGAACCCAGAGGAGCTCTTTGCCGCAGGTTATGCCGCCTGCTTCCACTCGGCGCTTCGAAGTGTCGCCCGCAAGGAAAAGGTCGACGTCGGCGATTCAACCGTTGGCGCTCGCGTCTCGATCGGATCAAACGGTCAAGGCGGATTCGGACTCGCTGTGGAACTCGAGGTGACGATACCCGGCCAGTCGATCGAACGCGCTCAGGAACTTGCCGATGCTGCGCATCAGGTGTGCCCGTATTCGAATGCCACGCGTGGCAACATTCCGGTCGCCGTCAACGTGGTTGACGACTAA
- a CDS encoding DUF1016 N-terminal domain-containing protein, producing MASGKMKRVRESAQCGTDLAPLRAGAPAAKAGEGALIDRVAHLIEQTRTFVATQANTNTALTPMNWHIGHMIDVEVLKENRAEHGQEIAATLSPRLSWRRH from the coding sequence ATGGCAAGCGGCAAGATGAAGCGAGTGCGGGAGTCAGCGCAGTGTGGCACTGACCTTGCACCGCTTCGCGCCGGTGCGCCTGCGGCAAAGGCTGGGGAAGGTGCGCTGATCGATCGGGTCGCGCACCTGATTGAGCAGACTCGCACGTTCGTCGCCACGCAGGCCAACACCAACACCGCCCTGACTCCGATGAACTGGCACATCGGCCACATGATCGATGTCGAGGTGCTCAAGGAGAATCGCGCCGAGCATGGTCAGGAGATTGCGGCGACGCTGTCGCCACGATTGAGTTGGAGGCGACATTGA
- a CDS encoding ATP-dependent nuclease: protein MSVRKYRSIDKAADFDVDDFTVLVGPNNQGKSNLLRAAVLAMEVIEGWSALPPGVQAGREVLIAMVLGASHRAGLRNRRRSAGREVGYNWEQDFPLFARERRGSQRSTVVHLDFELSPDEQAAFREETGISINQKLPLEVSLKERKVTLSIPKQGRGLHNEKAREIAKFVTDRITLLHIPAVRTSATALEIAEEILASRRRQLLSSPEYAEALEQLEELDRTAVADVESVLQKTLTRFMPGTDSVRLETRPLARATGLDDIFIDDGVPTPISAKGDGIQSLVALALTLEWTQSTSNPDKQLIIAVEEPESHLHPGAVHELRQVLQGIAESQQVIVTTHSQALINRRNLRQNVIVREHSATPAKSLDDLRIALGVRLSDALATAEVVVVSEGYLDELVLPVLLAQREPAIQDWLSDGRLIIESAGSGSKIYARVLAARSILTRPIVVLDSDPAGKTDVERLLADGVIEQTAVVQVVRPRCSHSELEDLLLQDAYLEALEKKVGFTLNPRQRRKLDQGRDKAWSERLAEILADTGTPDAGKLVKGCKHEVACAAVAAAERGAPVLRSECEDLLDRLVDVIRRSLHTH from the coding sequence GTGTCAGTTCGCAAGTACCGCAGCATAGACAAAGCCGCGGACTTCGACGTTGACGATTTCACAGTGCTTGTTGGGCCGAACAATCAAGGGAAATCCAACCTTTTGCGAGCCGCTGTTCTTGCGATGGAAGTTATTGAAGGATGGTCCGCACTCCCGCCTGGTGTGCAAGCTGGACGCGAGGTTCTCATTGCGATGGTCCTTGGAGCTAGCCATCGCGCAGGTTTACGAAATCGTCGTCGAAGTGCGGGAAGAGAGGTTGGATACAACTGGGAGCAAGACTTTCCTTTGTTTGCAAGGGAGCGGCGCGGGAGTCAACGCAGCACCGTTGTTCATCTCGACTTCGAACTCAGTCCGGACGAGCAGGCAGCGTTTCGCGAGGAGACCGGCATCTCAATCAATCAGAAGCTTCCATTGGAAGTGTCGCTGAAAGAACGGAAAGTTACGTTATCCATCCCAAAACAGGGGCGGGGACTGCACAATGAGAAGGCGCGTGAAATCGCAAAGTTTGTAACCGATCGAATTACGCTACTCCACATCCCGGCTGTTCGCACGAGTGCCACAGCGCTGGAGATTGCGGAGGAGATTTTGGCGTCAAGACGACGGCAGCTGCTCAGTTCCCCTGAGTACGCGGAGGCGCTTGAGCAGCTCGAAGAGCTCGATCGGACCGCTGTTGCCGATGTTGAATCCGTGCTGCAGAAGACACTGACTCGCTTCATGCCTGGCACGGATTCAGTCCGTCTGGAGACCCGGCCACTCGCTCGCGCGACCGGACTTGATGACATTTTCATCGATGATGGCGTCCCCACTCCTATCTCCGCCAAGGGCGATGGCATCCAGAGTTTGGTCGCGTTGGCACTCACATTGGAATGGACTCAGTCAACCTCCAACCCGGATAAACAGCTTATTATCGCTGTAGAAGAGCCTGAGTCGCACTTACATCCGGGAGCTGTGCATGAGCTTCGTCAGGTGTTGCAAGGAATCGCTGAGTCGCAACAGGTCATCGTCACTACGCACAGTCAGGCGCTCATCAATCGTCGTAACCTGCGGCAGAACGTGATCGTCCGCGAACATAGCGCAACCCCGGCGAAGAGCCTTGATGATCTCCGCATTGCCCTAGGAGTGCGGCTCTCGGATGCGCTCGCAACTGCGGAAGTAGTTGTGGTGAGCGAGGGATACCTTGATGAACTGGTCCTGCCGGTACTTCTTGCACAACGGGAGCCCGCGATTCAGGATTGGCTGTCGGACGGACGGCTCATTATTGAGTCGGCCGGGAGCGGCAGCAAGATTTACGCGCGTGTGCTTGCTGCTCGCTCGATTCTGACTCGGCCGATCGTAGTTCTTGACAGCGATCCTGCTGGGAAGACGGACGTGGAGCGCCTGCTCGCAGATGGCGTTATTGAACAGACCGCAGTTGTGCAAGTGGTGAGGCCCCGGTGCAGCCATTCGGAGTTGGAAGATTTGCTCCTGCAGGATGCATACCTGGAAGCTCTTGAGAAGAAGGTCGGGTTCACTCTGAACCCGCGCCAGAGGCGGAAGCTTGACCAAGGTCGAGACAAGGCATGGAGTGAGAGGCTAGCCGAGATACTTGCCGACACCGGCACGCCTGATGCCGGGAAGCTCGTAAAGGGATGCAAACACGAGGTCGCATGTGCGGCAGTCGCGGCCGCCGAGCGTGGTGCGCCAGTCCTGAGATCCGAGTGTGAGGATCTCCTTGACCGTCTGGTGGACGTGATCCGCCGCAGCCTCCACACGCACTGA
- a CDS encoding NADP-dependent oxidoreductase: MKAQQYSTYGDTSVLEFVDDHPMPKVGPGRALVRVKAAAVNPVDWKVMAGGLDPFFDTIFPIVPGWDVAGVVEAVGAGVSGFAAGDEVMAYARDTYLHNGTFAEFVPVSVPALARKPGSLSWEEAGAMPLAGLMAYQSLRSLGVTDRGGNGKKILIHNANGGVGAFATQLAHHFGWSVIGTASPQNHDRIHQFGAIPVAYGDGLAERILAIAPAGVDVVLDLVGGVLETTLKVLKAGGSHGSIADSTPAQHGGKYLWVSPSGEDLTYLAGLAEHSIIQVPIAEVFPLNRLPEAFELSASHHAQGKIVVVP; encoded by the coding sequence ATGAAAGCGCAGCAGTACAGCACGTACGGTGACACCTCGGTGTTGGAGTTCGTTGACGACCATCCGATGCCCAAAGTTGGGCCGGGGCGAGCTTTGGTGCGAGTCAAAGCAGCCGCAGTCAACCCGGTTGATTGGAAAGTGATGGCTGGGGGCCTAGATCCGTTCTTTGACACCATTTTTCCGATTGTTCCAGGGTGGGACGTTGCTGGGGTGGTCGAAGCCGTTGGTGCGGGCGTCAGCGGATTTGCCGCCGGCGATGAGGTCATGGCCTATGCGCGCGATACTTACCTACACAACGGCACGTTTGCTGAGTTCGTTCCGGTATCGGTGCCGGCGCTGGCACGCAAACCGGGCAGCCTTTCATGGGAAGAGGCCGGAGCGATGCCTCTTGCCGGTCTGATGGCTTATCAGTCTCTGCGTTCGCTCGGCGTGACAGACCGTGGCGGGAATGGGAAGAAGATCCTCATTCATAATGCAAATGGTGGAGTCGGCGCCTTTGCCACGCAGCTCGCACACCACTTCGGCTGGAGCGTGATTGGTACTGCCTCGCCACAAAACCACGACCGAATCCACCAATTTGGGGCAATACCAGTTGCGTACGGTGACGGTCTCGCCGAGCGCATCTTAGCAATTGCGCCCGCAGGCGTGGATGTGGTGCTCGACCTTGTGGGCGGAGTGCTTGAAACTACTCTCAAGGTTCTCAAAGCTGGCGGATCTCACGGTTCCATCGCAGATTCAACTCCAGCACAGCATGGCGGCAAGTACCTGTGGGTGAGTCCTTCGGGCGAAGACCTCACCTATCTCGCTGGACTGGCTGAACACAGCATTATTCAGGTGCCAATCGCTGAGGTATTTCCCCTGAATAGACTGCCTGAAGCTTTCGAGCTGTCAGCAAGCCACCATGCCCAAGGAAAGATTGTGGTGGTGCCGTAG
- a CDS encoding DUF1156 domain-containing protein: protein MTTAPKKKLIETSLPLETINAASKREKSIRHGHPSTLHLWWSRKPLATARAVLFAQLVDDPSSRPDEFPTVEAQDAERARLHALIERLVVWEKLNDQELLAEAREEIRKSNGGELPGVLDPFTGGGSIPLEAQRLGLEAHASDLNPVAVLINKALIEIPPKFSGKAPVHPDAEHRTTGWQGAQGLAEDVRRYGAWMRDEAFRRIGHLYPKVTAPGGTEHTVIAWKWARTVTSPNPANPIETPLVNSWWLSKKKGHEAYIVPSVVDGKVHYEVRHDADGPRGDDEGTIGRKGGFVVGDGTPLSLKYVREQGRLGKMGVHLIAVVAEGDRGRLYVSPTVEQVSAAQTSRPVDVPEGDLPKNPRDFKTPNYGLTSWSDLFTNRQLVALTTLSDLVGEARERVLADAAVSGGAEDGRRLEDGGTGAAAYADAVATYLALAVSRTTDYCNALCTWHTTGEKVTHLFTRQAIPMIWDYVETNIFSSSSGNFLGQLEWVAKAAANLPVSVPGEAITADASTRDYSGLVISTDPPYYDNIGYSDLSDYFYVWLRRSLLGIQGKTVSTMLTPKADELVANPYRHDGKQGAEEFFVDGFNQVFHRIRQTANTDVPLGVYYAYKQQDAKGDGTASTGWHTLLNGLIRTGWEITATWPMRSELSNRMLSQGRNALASSIVLACRPRSEHAQATTRRAFVGALKAELPAALRTLIQGAIAPVDLAQAAIGPGISVFSRYSRVREADGSDMPVREALLLINSTLDEVLGEQEADFDPDTRFAVKWYRQYGWKEDSAGIADQLARSSDTSIGALERGGIFSASGGKARLLPPTALNEAWNVEADDRVSVWEAAVRLAGIMDNDGADAVAALLPAVQAKVNLDAVKELGFLLFHQAEKKGDTQDALLFNGLVSAWGDLNEQARKFASVPRTAQQAFDFPEDED from the coding sequence GTGACCACCGCACCCAAGAAGAAGCTCATCGAGACATCGCTGCCGCTGGAGACGATCAACGCTGCCTCGAAACGCGAGAAAAGCATTCGGCATGGGCACCCGTCGACGTTGCACCTGTGGTGGTCGCGCAAGCCGCTGGCGACAGCGCGTGCGGTGCTGTTTGCGCAGCTGGTGGATGACCCATCATCGCGGCCGGACGAGTTTCCGACCGTCGAGGCGCAAGATGCCGAGCGTGCCCGCCTGCACGCGCTGATCGAGAGGCTCGTGGTCTGGGAGAAATTGAACGATCAGGAGCTGCTTGCCGAGGCTCGCGAAGAGATCCGAAAGTCCAATGGCGGCGAGCTCCCTGGGGTGCTCGACCCGTTCACGGGCGGTGGATCGATCCCACTGGAGGCCCAGCGGCTGGGCCTCGAGGCACACGCCTCCGACCTCAACCCGGTCGCGGTGTTGATCAACAAGGCGCTGATCGAGATCCCGCCGAAGTTCTCAGGCAAGGCACCTGTGCACCCGGACGCCGAGCATCGGACCACCGGCTGGCAGGGCGCACAGGGGCTCGCAGAGGACGTGCGGCGCTATGGCGCGTGGATGCGCGACGAGGCATTCCGACGCATCGGCCACCTGTACCCGAAGGTGACCGCCCCCGGGGGCACGGAGCACACCGTCATCGCTTGGAAGTGGGCGCGCACGGTGACCAGCCCCAACCCGGCAAACCCGATCGAAACCCCACTCGTCAACTCTTGGTGGCTGAGCAAGAAGAAGGGCCACGAGGCGTACATCGTGCCCAGCGTCGTGGACGGCAAAGTGCACTACGAGGTGCGCCACGACGCGGATGGGCCGCGGGGTGATGATGAGGGGACCATTGGGCGCAAGGGCGGATTCGTGGTCGGCGACGGAACGCCGTTGTCGTTGAAGTATGTGCGTGAACAAGGACGCTTGGGCAAAATGGGGGTTCATCTGATTGCGGTGGTCGCTGAAGGTGACCGTGGCCGACTCTACGTATCGCCTACCGTTGAGCAGGTCAGTGCAGCGCAGACTTCCCGTCCAGTTGATGTTCCCGAAGGCGACCTCCCAAAGAATCCCCGCGACTTCAAGACGCCAAACTATGGGCTGACGAGTTGGTCCGACCTATTCACGAATCGGCAGTTGGTGGCGTTGACCACGTTGAGCGATCTCGTGGGGGAGGCCCGGGAGCGCGTGCTCGCCGACGCTGCCGTTTCTGGTGGCGCAGAAGATGGCCGGCGCCTTGAGGATGGTGGCACCGGAGCCGCCGCCTACGCCGACGCCGTCGCCACCTACCTTGCCCTCGCTGTTAGTCGTACGACTGATTACTGCAACGCGCTCTGTACGTGGCACACGACCGGGGAAAAGGTTACTCATCTCTTTACTCGACAAGCAATACCAATGATTTGGGACTATGTTGAAACAAATATATTTTCATCCTCATCTGGGAATTTCTTAGGTCAACTTGAGTGGGTAGCGAAGGCAGCCGCAAACCTTCCAGTTTCGGTCCCTGGCGAAGCAATCACGGCCGACGCATCCACCCGTGACTATTCGGGCCTGGTGATCTCGACCGACCCTCCGTATTACGACAACATCGGGTACTCCGACCTCTCCGACTATTTCTATGTGTGGCTGCGCCGATCGCTGCTCGGCATCCAGGGCAAGACCGTGAGCACCATGCTCACACCGAAGGCCGACGAGCTGGTGGCGAACCCGTACCGCCACGACGGCAAGCAGGGGGCCGAGGAGTTCTTCGTCGACGGCTTCAACCAGGTGTTCCATCGCATTCGGCAGACCGCCAACACAGATGTTCCGCTGGGCGTGTACTACGCCTACAAGCAGCAGGACGCGAAAGGCGACGGTACGGCATCCACCGGTTGGCATACCCTGCTCAATGGGCTCATCCGCACGGGGTGGGAGATCACCGCGACGTGGCCGATGCGCAGCGAGCTCTCGAATCGGATGCTCTCCCAGGGCAGGAACGCTCTCGCGTCGTCCATTGTGCTCGCGTGTCGTCCGCGCTCGGAGCACGCCCAGGCGACCACGCGTCGTGCGTTCGTGGGGGCGCTGAAAGCCGAGCTGCCTGCGGCGTTGCGCACGCTGATCCAGGGCGCGATCGCCCCCGTCGATCTCGCCCAGGCGGCGATCGGCCCCGGCATCTCGGTGTTCTCGCGATACTCCCGCGTGCGCGAGGCTGACGGTTCCGACATGCCGGTGCGTGAGGCGCTCCTGCTCATCAACTCGACGCTCGACGAGGTGCTCGGCGAGCAGGAAGCAGACTTCGACCCGGACACGCGGTTCGCAGTCAAGTGGTACCGGCAGTACGGCTGGAAGGAAGACAGCGCGGGCATTGCCGACCAGCTCGCGCGGTCATCCGACACCTCGATCGGTGCCCTCGAACGCGGCGGGATCTTCAGCGCGTCAGGTGGCAAAGCGAGACTGTTGCCACCCACAGCACTCAACGAGGCGTGGAACGTCGAGGCCGACGATCGGGTGAGCGTCTGGGAGGCGGCCGTTCGCTTAGCCGGCATCATGGACAATGACGGCGCCGATGCGGTCGCTGCGCTGCTGCCCGCCGTGCAGGCCAAGGTGAACCTCGACGCGGTCAAGGAGTTGGGCTTCCTGCTGTTCCACCAGGCCGAGAAGAAGGGCGATACGCAGGATGCGCTCCTGTTCAACGGCCTGGTCAGCGCGTGGGGCGATCTGAACGAGCAGGCCCGCAAGTTCGCGTCTGTACCACGTACGGCTCAGCAGGCCTTCGACTTCCCTGAGGACGAGGACTGA